The proteins below are encoded in one region of Brachionichthys hirsutus isolate HB-005 chromosome 12, CSIRO-AGI_Bhir_v1, whole genome shotgun sequence:
- the LOC137902586 gene encoding leucine-rich repeat-containing protein 3-like, with amino-acid sequence MQDIAGPDMPRKPPIFDHFALFWGILLLFPAVTPVMPCPTSCHCVERSGMTVVQCTSRNLEKIPADLPRDTVVLLLASNHITHIPNYAFKELHYLQELDLSSNSIESVDVGAFQGVSDSLLVLDLSNNHIQSVPKEAFSRLRAKISLSNNPWHCECTLQEVLRELRLDPETVNDVICYTAVQEEYAGKPVIQVLDSGINFCNFHHKTTDIAMFVTMFGWFAMVIAYVIYYVRHNQEDARRHLEYLKSLPSSSQISKDFDTISTVL; translated from the coding sequence ATGCAAGACATAGCAGGGCCTGATATGCCCAGGAAACCCCCTATCTTTGATCATTTTGCCCTCTTCTGGGGCATCCTCTTATTATTCCCGGCAGTCACACCAGTGATGCCTTGTCCCACGAGTTGTCACTGTGTAGAGAGGAGCGGCATGACCGTGGTCCAGTGTACGTCTCGCAACTTGGAGAAGATCCCAGCGGACCTTCCACGGGATACTGTCGTCCTACTTTTGGCATCCAACCACATCACCCACATTCCCAACTACGCCTTCAAAGAGCTGCACTACCTTCAGGAGCTGGACCTGTCGAGCAACAGCATTGAGAGTGTGGACGTGGGCGCGTTTCAAGGTGTTTCTGACAGCCTCCTTGTCCTGGATCTGTCAAACAATCACATCCAAAGTGTCCCCAAAGAGGCGTTTTCCCGCCTGCGAGCGAAAATCAGCCTCTCAAACAACCCCTGGCACTGCGAGTGCACGCTGCAGGAAGTCCTGCGGGAGCTGAGGCTGGACCCAGAGACGGTCAACGACGTGATCTGCTACACGGCGGTGCAGGAGGAGTACGCAGGCAAGCCGGTCATCCAGGTTCTGGACTCAGGGATCAACTTCTGCAACTTCCACCACAAGACCACCGACATAGCCATGTTTGTCACCATGTTCGGATGgtttgccatggtgatagcATACGTCATCTACTACGTGAGACACAATCAGGAGGACGCCAGGAGGCACCTGGAGTACCTCAAGTCGCTGCCCAGCAGCTCTCAGATCAGCAAGGACTTTGACACCATCAGCACAGTTCTCTAG